One region of Armigeres subalbatus isolate Guangzhou_Male chromosome 3, GZ_Asu_2, whole genome shotgun sequence genomic DNA includes:
- the LOC134219584 gene encoding uncharacterized protein LOC134219584 produces MKKQAKNLLLDKLHRGVVYTCMGLTLYGTYLLGHRVYRHFTVIKPAILAEEKRMLEAGAGSGPTVTLDTAPTLKT; encoded by the coding sequence ATGAAGAAACAAGCGAAAAATCTGCTCCTGGACAAACTGCACCGAGGCGTCGTGTACACCTGCATGGGACTCACGTTGTACGGAACGTACCTGCTCGGCCACCGGGTCTATCGTCACTTCACCGTCATCAAACCGGCTATTCTGGCGGAAGAAAAGAGAATGTTAGAAGCCGGTGCTGGGTCGGGTCCGACCGTAACCCTGGACACTGCTCCCACGCTGAAGACGTAG